A single window of Archangium gephyra DNA harbors:
- a CDS encoding TetR/AcrR family transcriptional regulator, translating into MARPADPHARAALIAAARAEFVKKGLRGARIEDITAACGLSKGAFYLHAASKEALFGEVVAEFTSAMNLLIERRINDMERFHAEHGPLEARDVAERSERYELLVEMSTEGDLGTLELMWAYRDVVHVLMRGSQGTEFESLMWGMVDLEVSRVSQEFQRLQKDCVSRADVPPTVIGSLIVGTYVLLAQQMSQMEQKPDLAAWARSIHRLIREGSLPPKAATAPRRPSEPKKTAPKKTSSRGPQARAVSRPRSTSRS; encoded by the coding sequence ATGGCTCGTCCCGCGGATCCACATGCCCGTGCAGCCCTCATCGCCGCCGCGCGAGCGGAGTTCGTGAAGAAGGGTCTGCGCGGCGCACGCATCGAGGACATCACCGCCGCCTGCGGCCTCTCCAAGGGCGCCTTCTATCTGCACGCCGCCTCCAAGGAGGCCCTCTTCGGCGAGGTGGTGGCCGAGTTCACCTCCGCGATGAACCTGCTCATCGAGCGGCGCATCAACGACATGGAGCGCTTCCACGCCGAGCACGGCCCCCTGGAGGCACGCGACGTGGCCGAGCGCTCCGAGCGCTACGAGCTCCTGGTGGAGATGAGCACCGAGGGGGACCTGGGCACGCTCGAGCTGATGTGGGCCTACCGCGACGTGGTGCACGTGCTCATGCGCGGCAGCCAGGGCACCGAGTTCGAGTCGCTCATGTGGGGCATGGTGGATCTCGAGGTGTCGCGGGTGTCGCAGGAGTTCCAGCGCCTGCAGAAGGACTGCGTGAGCCGCGCGGACGTGCCTCCCACCGTCATCGGCTCGCTCATCGTCGGCACGTACGTGCTGCTGGCGCAGCAGATGAGCCAGATGGAGCAGAAGCCAGACCTGGCCGCGTGGGCCCGCTCCATCCACCGGCTCATCCGCGAGGGCAGCCTGCCCCCGAAGGCCGCCACCGCTCCCCGGCGCCCGTCCGAGCCCAAGAAGACCGCGCCCAAGAAGACTTCCTCGCGCGGGCCCCAGGCCCGTGCCGTTTCCCGTCCCCGTAGCACCTCGAGGTCATGA
- a CDS encoding efflux RND transporter periplasmic adaptor subunit yields the protein MTVKLSRTPLVAGLAAVGLAATALPLSGCKADAAPAATTKAAVSELPSVTVLSPRSVKTSLREEVTGTLFPAQALQVGFEVGGRLDKVRVKKGQTVQEGQVLAQLNPEISDAQLAQAQASVAAAEVSAAMAADVAGRNAKLQEQGNVSDLQNLTSSTQAKQAEAQLLAARAQLAQAQAGRRKHDLKAPFAGTVVDAPEQVGAIVGPGVPMFSVENLGTLLLKTTVADSTRARLKPGTKVRVEVIGANISTDEAVIRTVIASADPATRRIPVDILVPNKDGRFVANTLARVILPLSEEQEAQAVPTSALSSSGGDHVYVVGSAGEVRRVDVQVIERGMREVVVKAAAPLDKVVEYPTPSLAEGTRVSVK from the coding sequence ATGACCGTGAAACTCTCCAGGACGCCGCTCGTCGCCGGGCTCGCCGCCGTGGGCCTGGCCGCCACCGCGCTTCCCCTCTCGGGCTGCAAGGCCGACGCCGCTCCGGCCGCCACCACCAAGGCCGCCGTGTCAGAGCTTCCCTCGGTGACGGTGCTCTCCCCGCGCTCGGTGAAGACGTCGCTGCGCGAGGAGGTCACGGGCACGCTCTTCCCCGCCCAGGCCCTGCAGGTGGGCTTCGAAGTGGGGGGCCGCCTGGACAAGGTGCGCGTGAAGAAGGGCCAGACGGTGCAGGAGGGCCAGGTGCTCGCGCAGCTCAACCCGGAGATTTCCGATGCGCAGCTCGCCCAGGCCCAGGCCTCGGTGGCCGCCGCCGAGGTGAGCGCCGCCATGGCCGCCGACGTGGCCGGCCGCAACGCGAAGCTGCAGGAGCAGGGCAACGTGAGCGACCTGCAGAACCTCACCTCCAGCACGCAGGCGAAGCAGGCCGAGGCGCAGCTGCTGGCCGCGAGGGCGCAGCTCGCGCAGGCGCAGGCGGGCCGTCGCAAGCACGACCTCAAGGCGCCCTTCGCCGGCACCGTCGTGGACGCGCCCGAGCAGGTGGGCGCCATCGTGGGCCCCGGCGTGCCGATGTTCTCGGTGGAGAACCTGGGCACCCTGCTGCTGAAGACGACGGTGGCCGACTCCACCCGCGCCCGCCTCAAGCCGGGCACGAAGGTGCGCGTGGAAGTCATCGGAGCCAACATCTCCACGGACGAGGCCGTCATCCGCACCGTCATCGCCTCGGCGGACCCGGCCACCCGCCGCATCCCGGTGGACATCCTGGTGCCCAACAAGGATGGCCGCTTCGTGGCCAACACCCTGGCGCGCGTCATCCTCCCGCTGAGCGAGGAGCAGGAGGCGCAGGCCGTGCCCACCTCCGCGCTGTCCTCCTCGGGCGGTGACCACGTCTACGTGGTGGGCTCCGCGGGCGAGGTCCGCCGCGTGGACGTCCAGGTCATCGAGCGCGGCATGCGCGAGGTGGTGGTGAAGGCCGCCGCCCCGCTGGACAAGGTCGTCGAGTACCCCACGCCGTCCCTCGCCGAGGGCACGCGCGTCTCCGTGAAGTAA
- a CDS encoding efflux RND transporter permease subunit, with translation MFLSDVSIRRPVFTAMMSFCLIVLGVMGYTRLGTDLFPDISIPVVVVNTIYKGAGPGEIETQIIKPVEDAVAGISGVDKIHSFSRENVGTVIVQFKLSANLDRSVQEVRDKVSGITNKLPQEADVPVVGRVDISAVPVLTYAASADVDSRMVRKIIEDKLKPSLAQLEGVADVRINGGDVREIQVDVDLDKARAVGVSANDIAQRIGMENLDLPAGRLQLGPTELTVRSLGQFKNVDELRQLPVAQSRTGAQVRLEEIATITDGAAERRTTARLNGADAVILEVIKQPGSNTVAVSDSVKKAMDKLVPSLGHGFQTRLLIDQSVDIRENAHEVWVALLFGGAMAVLIILMFLLDPRGTFISSLALPTSVIGTFFVMFALNYSLNQMTLLALSLAIGLLIDDAVVVREAITHRLEQGEDPVSAASNGTKDVGLAVLATTLALVAVFIPVAFMPGMVGQFLQQFGITISVAVLISLFISFTLDPMLSARLAKQRQAGVHHQENAVASAIRRFLDGSERVYSDILRWVLDHKWLTTGITVLVMVISFGAASRLGMEFISAEDRSQFIVQLILPDASSLEQTGTRVAQAEKILKGIPEVTDIYAIVGDNGDVNKARLRVIVTNKQSRQRGIQAIKDEARALLTPALPATRVNLQDLPIIDGLGGDFYPIMIRVTGPDLAKIHEESERIAQILRDIPGTADVRVDYNPPKPELAIEVDRARAKDLGVSAAAIALQMRMSIGGDVAAKLREGVDETDIRVRLSERDRATPERVRQLMIATPKGLVPVTDVAKVELRDGPSVIEHENRQRQLAIYSQLNGAALGDVAATLKAKIAEKPLSPGYSLIYDGQIKMMTEQNDAFSTAFLLAFVFIYMVLASQFESFKHPFTIMVSLPLALVGALLGLVFGGYHVSMGAMIGIILLMGLVTKNAILLVDGALQYLREGATVDEALMKAGPRRLRPILMTSAAMAIGMVPTAIGKGVGSEFRAPMAIAVIGGVITSTFLTLLVVPVVFAAMERIGFSKRPQKKDEGLPIPVSESQEQRAA, from the coding sequence ATGTTCCTCAGCGACGTCTCCATTCGCCGGCCGGTCTTCACGGCCATGATGTCCTTCTGCCTCATCGTCCTCGGAGTGATGGGGTACACCCGGCTGGGTACCGATCTCTTCCCGGACATCTCCATCCCGGTGGTGGTGGTCAACACCATTTACAAGGGCGCGGGCCCGGGTGAGATCGAGACGCAGATCATCAAGCCCGTCGAGGATGCCGTCGCCGGCATCAGCGGTGTGGACAAGATCCACTCCTTCAGCCGCGAGAACGTGGGCACGGTCATCGTCCAGTTCAAGCTGTCGGCCAACCTGGACCGGTCGGTGCAGGAGGTGCGCGACAAGGTGTCGGGCATCACCAACAAGCTGCCGCAGGAGGCGGATGTGCCGGTGGTGGGCCGCGTGGACATCTCCGCGGTGCCCGTCCTCACCTACGCGGCGAGCGCGGACGTGGACTCGCGCATGGTGCGCAAGATCATCGAGGACAAGCTCAAGCCCTCCCTGGCGCAGCTCGAGGGCGTGGCCGACGTGCGCATCAACGGTGGCGACGTGCGCGAAATCCAGGTGGACGTGGACCTGGACAAGGCGCGCGCGGTGGGCGTGTCCGCCAATGACATCGCCCAGCGCATCGGCATGGAGAACCTGGACCTGCCGGCGGGCCGGTTGCAGCTGGGGCCCACCGAGCTGACGGTGCGCTCGCTGGGACAGTTCAAGAACGTGGACGAGCTGCGCCAGCTCCCGGTGGCCCAGAGCCGCACGGGCGCCCAGGTGCGGCTGGAGGAGATCGCCACCATCACCGACGGCGCGGCCGAGCGGCGCACCACGGCGCGCCTCAACGGCGCGGACGCCGTCATCCTCGAGGTCATCAAGCAGCCCGGCTCCAACACCGTGGCGGTGAGCGACTCGGTGAAGAAGGCCATGGACAAGCTGGTGCCCTCGCTGGGCCACGGCTTCCAGACGCGGCTGCTGATCGACCAGTCGGTGGACATCCGCGAGAACGCCCACGAGGTGTGGGTCGCCCTCCTCTTCGGCGGCGCGATGGCGGTGCTCATCATCCTGATGTTCCTGTTGGATCCGCGCGGCACCTTCATCTCCTCGCTGGCCCTGCCCACCTCCGTCATCGGCACGTTCTTCGTGATGTTCGCGCTGAACTACTCGCTCAACCAGATGACGCTGCTGGCGCTGTCGCTGGCCATCGGTCTGCTCATCGACGACGCGGTGGTGGTGCGCGAGGCCATCACCCATCGCCTGGAGCAGGGCGAGGATCCGGTGAGCGCGGCCTCCAACGGCACCAAGGACGTGGGCCTGGCGGTGCTCGCCACCACGCTCGCCCTGGTGGCGGTGTTCATCCCGGTGGCCTTCATGCCGGGCATGGTGGGCCAGTTCCTCCAGCAGTTCGGCATCACCATCTCGGTGGCGGTGCTCATCTCGCTCTTCATCTCCTTCACGTTGGATCCGATGCTGTCCGCGCGCCTGGCGAAGCAGCGGCAGGCCGGGGTGCACCACCAGGAGAACGCGGTGGCCAGTGCCATCCGCCGCTTCCTGGACGGCAGCGAGCGCGTCTACTCGGACATCCTGCGCTGGGTGCTCGACCACAAGTGGCTCACCACGGGCATCACCGTGCTGGTGATGGTGATCTCCTTCGGTGCCGCCAGCCGCCTGGGCATGGAGTTCATCTCGGCCGAGGACCGCTCGCAGTTCATCGTGCAGCTCATCCTGCCCGATGCCTCCAGCCTGGAGCAGACGGGCACGCGCGTGGCGCAGGCCGAGAAGATCCTCAAGGGGATACCCGAGGTGACGGACATCTACGCCATCGTCGGTGACAACGGCGATGTGAACAAGGCGCGCCTCCGGGTCATCGTCACCAACAAGCAGTCGCGCCAGCGCGGCATCCAGGCCATCAAGGACGAGGCGCGCGCGCTCCTCACCCCGGCGCTGCCCGCCACCCGCGTCAACCTGCAGGACCTGCCCATCATCGACGGCCTGGGCGGTGACTTCTATCCCATCATGATTCGTGTCACCGGCCCGGACCTGGCGAAGATCCACGAGGAGTCCGAGCGCATCGCCCAGATTCTCCGGGACATCCCGGGCACGGCGGACGTGCGCGTGGACTACAACCCGCCCAAGCCGGAGCTGGCCATCGAGGTGGACCGGGCGCGCGCCAAGGACCTGGGTGTGAGCGCCGCGGCCATCGCCCTGCAGATGCGCATGTCCATCGGCGGTGACGTGGCCGCCAAGCTGCGCGAGGGCGTGGACGAGACGGACATCCGCGTGCGGCTGAGCGAGCGCGACCGCGCCACCCCCGAGCGCGTGCGGCAGTTGATGATCGCCACGCCCAAGGGGCTCGTCCCGGTGACGGACGTGGCGAAGGTGGAGCTGCGCGACGGGCCGAGCGTCATCGAGCACGAGAACCGCCAGCGGCAGCTCGCCATCTACTCCCAGCTCAATGGGGCCGCCCTGGGTGACGTGGCGGCGACGCTCAAGGCGAAGATCGCCGAGAAGCCGCTCTCCCCGGGCTACTCGCTCATCTACGACGGGCAGATCAAGATGATGACGGAGCAGAACGACGCCTTCAGCACCGCGTTCCTGCTGGCCTTCGTCTTCATCTACATGGTGCTCGCCAGCCAGTTCGAGTCCTTCAAGCACCCCTTCACCATCATGGTGTCGCTGCCGCTGGCGCTCGTGGGCGCGCTGCTGGGCCTCGTCTTCGGCGGCTACCACGTGTCCATGGGCGCGATGATCGGCATCATCCTGCTGATGGGCCTGGTGACGAAGAACGCCATCCTCCTGGTGGACGGCGCGCTGCAGTACCTGCGCGAGGGGGCCACGGTGGACGAGGCGCTCATGAAGGCGGGTCCGCGCCGGCTGCGTCCCATCCTCATGACGAGCGCCGCCATGGCCATCGGCATGGTGCCCACCGCCATCGGCAAGGGCGTGGGCTCGGAGTTCCGCGCTCCCATGGCCATCGCCGTCATCGGCGGCGTCATCACCTCCACCTTCCTCACGCTGCTGGTGGTGCCGGTGGTGTTCGCGGCCATGGAGCGCATCGGCTTCTCCAAGCGCCCCCAGAAGAAGGACGAGGGTCTGCCCATCCCCGTCTCGGAGTCCCAGGAGCAGCGCGCCGCCTGA
- a CDS encoding TolC family protein, whose amino-acid sequence MFIRIAAGSARRPLSLVLLAALSPLGALAQAPADAPRAVEQAPAAPPATVGAPAPGTLRTVTLSEALHLAATQSPDVAAARAQAAVAAAGVRRAWTAWQPELTVGAQYVHSSAEAQLDLGSFVGLVAGVFQLMPVNPQLVPEPVVITARNSQYASAQISQPLFTPAGVFLLGPAKAGAEAAELGALEAREQVLLAVARTFLGLQGIQQMMDAAREAESVALQRESEAKAQLGAGMTVEAALLRAQSETAQARVQLAQLSGQYAQLVALLGALVGEPVQPAAFETSTGPRWLIPSEDQSPWEDTYAVRSASLAVKANEGKVTYDLFSWLPSVVAQARGLYNSNAGFTGQNTTYEVSVAASMPLYDRGQRYAALAEDRARLAQAKAQYESARARARASWVAARANIQAAEAALVQAESQAQLAARVQKQVAAAFRAGMSTSLEMSDADTRRFLAASAAAQARATLEIRRVELAGAAGRIAASLEEAEQGTP is encoded by the coding sequence ATGTTCATCCGAATCGCCGCCGGGTCCGCCCGGCGCCCCCTGTCGCTCGTCCTCCTCGCCGCCCTCTCCCCGCTCGGTGCGCTCGCCCAGGCTCCCGCGGATGCTCCGCGCGCCGTGGAGCAGGCTCCCGCAGCGCCGCCCGCGACGGTGGGGGCTCCCGCTCCCGGTACGCTGCGCACGGTGACGCTGAGCGAGGCGCTCCACCTGGCCGCGACGCAGAGCCCGGACGTGGCCGCCGCCCGCGCCCAGGCCGCCGTGGCCGCCGCCGGTGTCCGCCGCGCCTGGACGGCCTGGCAGCCCGAGCTGACGGTCGGAGCCCAGTACGTCCACTCCAGCGCCGAGGCCCAGCTGGACCTCGGCAGCTTCGTCGGGCTGGTGGCCGGTGTGTTCCAGCTCATGCCGGTCAATCCGCAGCTCGTCCCGGAGCCCGTCGTCATCACGGCGAGGAACTCGCAGTACGCGTCCGCGCAGATCTCCCAGCCCCTCTTCACCCCGGCGGGCGTCTTCCTGCTCGGCCCGGCGAAGGCGGGCGCGGAGGCGGCGGAGCTGGGCGCCCTGGAGGCGCGCGAGCAGGTGCTGCTGGCGGTGGCGCGCACCTTCCTGGGGCTGCAGGGCATCCAGCAGATGATGGACGCGGCGCGGGAGGCCGAGTCGGTGGCCCTCCAGCGCGAGAGCGAGGCGAAGGCGCAGCTCGGCGCGGGCATGACGGTGGAGGCGGCGCTGCTGCGCGCCCAGTCGGAGACGGCCCAGGCCCGCGTGCAGCTGGCGCAGCTCTCCGGCCAGTACGCGCAGCTGGTGGCGCTCCTGGGGGCGCTGGTGGGCGAGCCGGTGCAGCCCGCCGCGTTCGAAACCTCCACGGGCCCCCGCTGGCTCATTCCCTCCGAGGACCAGAGCCCCTGGGAGGACACGTACGCGGTGCGCTCGGCCTCGCTGGCGGTGAAGGCGAACGAGGGCAAGGTGACGTACGATCTCTTCTCGTGGCTGCCGAGCGTGGTGGCCCAGGCCCGTGGCCTCTACAACTCCAACGCCGGCTTCACCGGGCAGAACACCACCTACGAGGTGTCCGTCGCGGCCTCCATGCCGCTGTACGACCGCGGGCAGCGCTACGCGGCGCTGGCCGAGGACCGGGCCCGGCTGGCACAGGCGAAGGCGCAGTACGAGTCGGCGCGCGCCAGGGCCCGCGCCAGCTGGGTGGCGGCACGGGCCAACATCCAGGCCGCCGAGGCCGCGCTGGTACAGGCCGAGTCCCAGGCACAGCTCGCGGCCCGGGTGCAGAAGCAGGTGGCGGCGGCCTTCCGGGCCGGCATGTCCACCAGCCTGGAGATGTCGGACGCGGACACGCGGCGCTTCCTCGCCGCCAGCGCCGCGGCCCAGGCCCGGGCCACGCTCGAAATCCGCCGCGTGGAGCTGGCGGGGGCCGCGGGCCGCATCGCCGCCTCGCTCGAGGAGGCGGAGCAGGGCACGCCGTAG
- a CDS encoding DUF2378 family protein, with protein MPERLVYEHTVEGLFVRGLARRISPAVKQRLRQSGLDLDCKLLPAYPFDTWARCVAIVAEALYPHELQAVAYQCLGARMVEGYRETFTGKLMFRVLQLLGPQRLVARTEQNFRSGNNYTEVRHSDISTNVVELWVNEPGPTRYVVQGAMLETLRAARPGDEGVRVDLIDFTAESVTFRVSWTEGE; from the coding sequence ATGCCGGAGCGGCTCGTCTACGAACATACCGTCGAGGGGCTCTTCGTGAGGGGCCTCGCCAGGCGTATTTCACCCGCGGTGAAGCAGCGGCTGCGCCAGTCCGGGCTGGACCTGGACTGCAAGCTGCTGCCGGCCTACCCCTTCGACACCTGGGCCCGGTGCGTGGCCATCGTCGCCGAGGCGCTCTACCCCCATGAGCTCCAGGCCGTGGCCTACCAGTGCCTGGGCGCGCGGATGGTGGAGGGCTACCGGGAGACCTTCACCGGGAAGCTGATGTTCCGCGTCCTCCAACTGCTCGGCCCCCAGCGCCTGGTGGCGCGCACCGAGCAGAACTTCCGCTCGGGCAACAACTACACCGAGGTCCGCCACTCGGACATCTCCACCAACGTGGTGGAGCTGTGGGTGAACGAGCCCGGGCCCACCCGCTATGTCGTCCAGGGCGCCATGCTCGAGACGCTGCGCGCCGCCCGCCCCGGGGATGAGGGGGTGCGCGTGGATCTGATCGACTTCACCGCCGAGAGCGTCACCTTCCGCGTCTCCTGGACGGAGGGGGAGTGA
- a CDS encoding DUF99 family protein: protein MRLPPLPRVAGFDDAPFTKRPGARVPLVGVVCAGTRFEGLVWGRVRKDGWTATDEVCRLLVGGKFLPQLHLVLLDGIAFGGFNVVDLPRLAGTLGKPCVSVMRRLPDLEAMERALRHLPRPERRLELLKRAGPIHQLGGFTFQVQGAEPAWVAEALKRLTDRGNVPEALRLAHLIGSAVITGESSKRA, encoded by the coding sequence ATGCGTCTGCCTCCCCTGCCCCGAGTCGCTGGCTTCGACGATGCCCCCTTCACCAAGCGCCCGGGAGCGCGGGTGCCGCTGGTGGGCGTGGTGTGCGCGGGCACGCGCTTCGAGGGGCTCGTCTGGGGACGGGTGCGCAAGGACGGGTGGACGGCGACGGACGAGGTGTGCCGGCTGCTGGTGGGGGGCAAGTTCCTGCCGCAGCTGCACCTGGTGCTGCTGGACGGCATCGCCTTCGGCGGCTTCAACGTGGTGGACCTGCCGAGACTGGCGGGAACCCTTGGCAAGCCCTGTGTCTCGGTGATGAGGCGGCTGCCGGACCTGGAGGCGATGGAGCGCGCGCTGCGCCACCTGCCGAGACCGGAGAGGCGGCTGGAGCTGCTGAAGCGGGCGGGTCCCATCCATCAGCTGGGAGGCTTCACGTTCCAGGTACAGGGAGCGGAGCCGGCGTGGGTGGCCGAGGCCCTGAAGCGCCTGACGGACCGGGGGAACGTGCCGGAAGCGCTGCGGCTGGCGCACCTGATCGGCTCGGCCGTCATCACCGGAGAGAGCTCCAAGCGCGCCTGA
- a CDS encoding cold-shock protein: protein MATGTVKWFNDAKGFGFITQDGGGEDVFCHHTAINMDGFRTLAEGQRVEFEVTKGPKGLQAQNVRAAS, encoded by the coding sequence ATGGCAACTGGCACTGTCAAGTGGTTCAACGACGCGAAGGGCTTCGGGTTCATCACGCAGGACGGCGGTGGCGAGGACGTGTTCTGCCACCACACGGCCATCAACATGGATGGCTTCCGCACCCTGGCCGAGGGCCAGCGCGTGGAGTTCGAAGTGACCAAGGGCCCGAAGGGCCTGCAGGCGCAGAACGTTCGCGCCGCCAGCTAG
- a CDS encoding fatty acid desaturase family protein: MPVVALAQYARPELIPYLSPLGCYLALAAGVIAHNHNHCPTFKNRRLNTLMGLWISHFYGYPTFAWVPTHNLNHHKLVNKAGDATITWRHTNKNNWLVAFTYFFVSSYWQSDPIKQYIAKARRSNPALFRQIILQYVVWAGAHLALLGVAIAIHGLALGFKVWTFAFLIPALFALWTIMFFNYIQHVHTDPWSEHDHSRSFDGKLINFFLFNNGLHTAHHEMAGAHWSTLPELHAKIAPHIHPELVQRSFFGWCIRNYLLAPFFPSLGTQQIGRAPFDPPTGESVQLTSEEVDALESGINAART; encoded by the coding sequence ATGCCAGTGGTAGCCCTGGCACAGTACGCCAGGCCCGAGCTCATTCCGTACCTCAGCCCGCTCGGCTGCTATCTGGCCCTGGCCGCCGGCGTCATCGCGCACAATCACAACCACTGCCCCACCTTCAAGAACCGGCGTCTCAACACGCTGATGGGCCTGTGGATCTCCCACTTCTACGGCTACCCCACCTTCGCCTGGGTGCCCACGCACAACCTCAACCACCACAAGCTGGTGAACAAGGCGGGCGACGCCACCATCACCTGGCGCCACACCAACAAGAACAACTGGCTGGTGGCCTTCACGTACTTCTTCGTCTCGTCCTACTGGCAGAGCGATCCCATCAAGCAGTACATCGCCAAGGCGCGCCGCTCCAACCCCGCGCTCTTCCGGCAGATCATCCTGCAGTACGTGGTGTGGGCGGGCGCCCATCTGGCGCTGCTGGGCGTGGCCATTGCCATCCACGGGCTGGCCCTGGGCTTCAAGGTGTGGACGTTCGCCTTCCTCATCCCGGCGCTCTTCGCGCTGTGGACCATCATGTTCTTCAACTACATCCAGCACGTCCACACGGACCCCTGGAGCGAGCACGACCACTCGCGCAGCTTCGATGGCAAGCTCATCAACTTCTTCCTCTTCAACAACGGCCTGCACACCGCCCACCACGAGATGGCCGGCGCGCACTGGAGCACCCTGCCCGAGCTGCACGCGAAGATTGCCCCGCACATCCACCCGGAGCTGGTGCAGCGCAGCTTCTTCGGCTGGTGCATCCGCAACTACCTGCTGGCGCCCTTCTTCCCGAGCCTCGGCACGCAGCAGATCGGCCGCGCGCCCTTCGATCCGCCCACCGGCGAGTCCGTCCAGCTGACGTCCGAGGAGGTGGACGCACTGGAGTCGGGCATCAACGCTGCTCGAACCTGA
- a CDS encoding transcriptional regulator, with translation MSPSPVPQPRAATVRGALEAELSSAPETGLTAKELSARVGISEKDVAGHLEHLEKSLRAGGAALEVIPSECLACGFVFKDRKRLTRPGSCPECRSTRIEPPAFRIR, from the coding sequence ATGAGTCCCAGCCCTGTTCCCCAACCCCGGGCCGCCACGGTGCGTGGCGCGCTGGAAGCCGAGCTGTCCTCGGCGCCGGAGACGGGCCTCACCGCGAAGGAGCTCTCCGCGCGGGTGGGCATCTCCGAGAAGGACGTGGCCGGGCACCTGGAGCACCTGGAGAAGTCCCTGCGTGCCGGCGGCGCCGCGCTGGAGGTGATTCCCTCCGAGTGTCTCGCCTGCGGCTTCGTCTTCAAGGACCGCAAGCGCCTCACGCGTCCCGGCTCCTGCCCCGAGTGCCGCTCCACCCGCATCGAGCCACCCGCGTTCCGCATCCGCTGA